A window of Microbispora hainanensis genomic DNA:
CCGTCGAACTCGGCCCAGACGCGCAGCCGGTTGGCGAACCGGAACGCGTCGCGGTCACGCAGGCCGGCGACGTCGGTGATCACGTCGGGCGGTGGATCGTCGTAATGTGTGAACCCCATCGTGAACGCGGGCTTGGTGTAGCCCTTGACCGCCTCGGACGGGATCCAGGAGATAGAAGTGATCTTCGATTCGACTCGCATGCTCCGACCGTAGGAACCATGCGGGCCGGCTTCGAGGGCGTCAGCCTGCGAACGCGTGGGGGTGCCAGCACCCCCGGACTCTCGTCCTGGCACCCTTCCCGCCCGGCCCCGCCGGATATGTAATTTCGCTCGTGGAACGCATCACCGTGGTGCTCGCGGACGACAACCTGATCGTCCGCGAGGGTGTGCGCGCGCTGCTGGGCCGCGACGCCGCACTGGAGATCGTGGGGCTGGCCGCCGACTACGCCGAAGTCGTGGCCGCCGCGGTCCGGCTGCGCCCGCAGGTCGTCGTCACCGACATCCGGATGCCGCCGACCTACCAGGACGAGGGGATCGAGGCGGCGCGCGAGGTGCGCAAGCTCTTACCCGGCACCGGCGTCGTCGTGCTGAGCCAGTACGACGACCCGGACTACGCGATCCGGCTGCTCGACGAGGGCGCGGCCGGGTACGCCTACCTTCTCAAGGACCGGGTCGCCGACGCCGGCCTGCTCGGCAGGGCCATCCGGGAGGTCGCCGCCGGCGGCTCGCTCATCGACCCGGCGATCGTGCGCGAGCTGGTGACGCCTGCCCACGACGATGGACGGCTCTCGCCCGCGGAGGAGGACCTGCTCCACCAGGTCGCCCAGGGCCGTACGGTGAAGGCGATCGCCGCGTCGCGGGGCGAGCCGCCCGAGGCGGTCAACGCCGAGATCGAGCGTCTCTTCCTCGTCCTCGCCAGGGGCGCGAGCGCGGGACTGCAGGGGGCGCTGCGCCGGCTGCGGATGCTGCACACCGCGATCCTGCGCCGAGACGAGCAGGGCGAGACGCTGTCGCGGCTGCTCCCCGGCGGCCTCGCCGACAAGCTGCTGCGCGACCGCGACGCCGCAGGCCGCACGGAACGGCTCGTCGTGACCGTGCTCATGTCAGACGTGCGCGGCTATTCGGCCATCGCGGAGGCCACCGACCCCGCGGTGCTCGCGAGCCAGCTCAACGCCCACCGGCGGGCCATGAACGCGGCGATCCTCAGCGCGGGCGGCACGGTCATGCAGTATGTGGGCGACGCCGTGATGGCCGTCTTCGGCGCCCCCGACCCCACGCCCGACCACGCCGCGAGAGCCGTACACGCGGCCTGTGAGATGCACGTCCGGCAGCGCGGGCTCGACGCCGAGTGGGCCGGGCAGGGGCTCGTCCCCTTCGGACTCGGCATCGGCATTTCCACGGGGGAGGTAGCGGCGGCCCTCCTCGGAAGCGATGAACGGGTCGAGTACACCCTCGTGGGAGACACGGTGAACCTCGCCCAGCGCATGCAGGACCTGGCCCGCCCCGCCGGCACGGTCGCGGCGGAGACGACCGTGCGCGCGGCCGGCGAGCACTGGCCCTGGAAACCCCTCGGCCCCCGGCTCGTCAAGGGCCGCTCCACCCCCGTCAACGCCTATCACCTAGAGGTGAACTGATATGTCCGCCCCCCAGCCCGCCGCCGCGATCGACGGCGTCACCACGGAACCCGCGGCGGTGCGGGTCCGCGGCGCCCGGCGCACGTTCACCGCCGACCTCGCCCCGGTGCGCGCGCTGCGCGGGGTCGACCTCGACGTACGCCAGGGAGAGTTCGTCGCGGTCACCGGCCCCTCCGGCTGCGGCAAGTCGACACTGCTCAACGTCATCGCGGGCCTCGACGCGGTCGACGAGGGGACGATCGAGGTCGCGGGCGAGCGGGTGGACGGCAGGGACGAGGACTGGCTGGCCCGCTTCCGGCGCGGCCACATCGGATTCGTGTTCCAGTTCTTCAACCTGCTCGACGGCGTGTCCGCGCTGGACAACCTGATCATGCCGGGCGTCCTCGCCGGCATGAAGCGGCGGGCCGCCGAGTCGCGGGCCCGCGACGTGCTCGACCTGCTCGGGCTGAGCGACCGCGCGGAGCAGGTGCCCGCGGTGCTGTCCGGCGGACAGCGCCAGCGCCTGGCGATCGCCCGCGCGCTCGTGAACGAGCCGACGCTGCTGCTCGCCGACGAGCCGACCGGCGCGCTCGACAGCGAGGGCGGGCTGGAGATCCTCGAACTGTTCCGCAGGCTCCACGGCACCGGCCAGACGATCATCATGGTGACGCACTCGCCGGAAGTGGCCGCGGGTGCGGGCCGCACCGTGCGGATGCGCGACGGCCGGGTGGAGACGCCGTGAGCCTTGTCAGCGTCTGGCTCCGGCTGGAGGCGCGCCGGCGGGCGCGGTCGCTGGCCGTGCTCGCGCTGCTCGTGGCGGTGGCGACCACCACGGTGCTGGCGGCCCTCGCCGGCGCGCGGCGCGGAGACAGCGCGATGGCCCGACTGAACGCCGTCACCCTGCCGGCCGACGCCGTCGTCCTGCCCAACCAGCCGGGATTCGACTGGGACGCGGTGCGCGCACTGCCCGGCGTGGCGGCGGTGTCGGGCTTCGCCGTGGCGCCCTTCTTCGTCGAGGAGCTGCCCGGCTACTTCGGCTACCTGCCCCCGGTGGACCGTGAGGCGTTCCGGACCGTCGAGCGGCCCGTGGTGCTGGAGGGACGGCTCGCCGACCCCGCCCGCCCGGACGAGGTCATGGTCACCGGCTACTTCCCCGGCGCGTACGGACTGGGCGTCGGCGACACCCTCACCCTGCGCCTGCTGTCCGAGCGGCAGGCCGGCGACTTCATTTTCAGCGGCGAGCCGGGCGGTCCCCGCGTGCGGGCGCGCATCGTCGGCGTCATCCGCTCCCCGTGGTATTCCGACAAGCTCGCCGACAAGGGCGCCTGGTTCTCCGTCTTCCCCTCGCCCGCCCTCTTCGCCGCGCATCCGAAGAACTTCCTCGGCCCCTCCTCGTCGGGATTCGTCAACGCCCTGGTCCGGCTCGACCAAGGGGAGCGCGGGCTGCCCGCCTTCCGCGCCGGGCTGGCGAAGATCACCGGGCGTACGGACATCGAGATCTGGAACGCCGCCGACGTCGCCCGGCACCGTCAGCAGGTCAACGCCTACGAGAGCCTGTGTCTCGTCTTCTTCGCCCTGGCGGCCCTGGCCGCAGCGATCGTCCTCGTCGGCCAGTCCGTGGCCCGC
This region includes:
- a CDS encoding adenylate/guanylate cyclase domain-containing protein; this translates as MERITVVLADDNLIVREGVRALLGRDAALEIVGLAADYAEVVAAAVRLRPQVVVTDIRMPPTYQDEGIEAAREVRKLLPGTGVVVLSQYDDPDYAIRLLDEGAAGYAYLLKDRVADAGLLGRAIREVAAGGSLIDPAIVRELVTPAHDDGRLSPAEEDLLHQVAQGRTVKAIAASRGEPPEAVNAEIERLFLVLARGASAGLQGALRRLRMLHTAILRRDEQGETLSRLLPGGLADKLLRDRDAAGRTERLVVTVLMSDVRGYSAIAEATDPAVLASQLNAHRRAMNAAILSAGGTVMQYVGDAVMAVFGAPDPTPDHAARAVHAACEMHVRQRGLDAEWAGQGLVPFGLGIGISTGEVAAALLGSDERVEYTLVGDTVNLAQRMQDLARPAGTVAAETTVRAAGEHWPWKPLGPRLVKGRSTPVNAYHLEVN
- a CDS encoding ABC transporter ATP-binding protein, with product MSAPQPAAAIDGVTTEPAAVRVRGARRTFTADLAPVRALRGVDLDVRQGEFVAVTGPSGCGKSTLLNVIAGLDAVDEGTIEVAGERVDGRDEDWLARFRRGHIGFVFQFFNLLDGVSALDNLIMPGVLAGMKRRAAESRARDVLDLLGLSDRAEQVPAVLSGGQRQRLAIARALVNEPTLLLADEPTGALDSEGGLEILELFRRLHGTGQTIIMVTHSPEVAAGAGRTVRMRDGRVETP